In one Polynucleobacter sp. JS-JIR-5-A7 genomic region, the following are encoded:
- the mnmE gene encoding tRNA uridine-5-carboxymethylaminomethyl(34) synthesis GTPase MnmE — translation MTRKLPIIAVATAPGKAGVGIVRLSGQYLRPIIKALFQRDLLPRQATLLSLRDAGGQLIDQLVAIYFAAPASFTGEDVLELQCHGGPQLLELVMRRCLELGKEAGLVIAEPGEFTLRAYLNNKVDLAQAEAIADLIDAQSEAAVRGAARSLQGAFSDDINSLVEEITQLRILVESTLDFPEEEIEFLENAQARDRLSAVKTKLQALRNNAKQGKILRDGIQLVLAGAPNVGKSSLLNRLAGEEVAIVTPIAGTTRDRVKESIQIEGVPMHIIDTAGLRQTSDEVEAKGIERTWDAIRLADLIIFLTAPNAEKEANDLRVQILDAAPANCPVLELMNKSDLLDKNSGVIKDRALLISAKTGEGVEALKQKILETVGWSGPQEGAIVARRRHLDCLERAAEHIEKSEKFAANGNNSLELFAEELSLAQNHLGQITGKLLPDDLLGKIFSQFCIGK, via the coding sequence ATGACTCGTAAGCTTCCCATCATTGCTGTAGCAACCGCCCCAGGTAAAGCTGGGGTTGGTATTGTCCGCTTGAGTGGACAATACCTAAGGCCAATCATCAAAGCCCTTTTTCAAAGGGATCTACTTCCTCGCCAAGCAACCCTGCTCAGCTTGCGCGATGCGGGCGGGCAGCTCATCGACCAATTGGTAGCAATTTATTTTGCCGCACCCGCTTCGTTTACTGGCGAAGATGTTTTGGAGTTGCAGTGCCATGGCGGCCCTCAGCTGCTTGAGCTAGTAATGAGGCGCTGCCTCGAGCTTGGCAAAGAAGCTGGTCTCGTTATCGCTGAGCCCGGTGAGTTCACTCTACGCGCCTATCTCAATAACAAAGTTGACTTAGCCCAGGCTGAGGCAATAGCAGACTTGATTGATGCACAGAGTGAGGCAGCCGTCCGTGGAGCTGCCAGATCCTTGCAGGGCGCCTTTTCAGACGACATCAATAGTCTTGTTGAAGAAATTACCCAGCTAAGAATTTTGGTGGAATCGACCCTTGATTTCCCCGAAGAAGAAATCGAGTTTCTAGAAAACGCGCAAGCACGCGATCGTCTTTCGGCAGTGAAAACAAAACTTCAAGCGCTGCGCAACAACGCCAAGCAAGGAAAAATTTTGCGCGATGGCATACAGCTGGTATTGGCTGGCGCCCCCAATGTTGGCAAGAGCTCACTCTTAAATAGGCTGGCCGGTGAGGAAGTTGCTATCGTGACTCCTATTGCTGGCACCACCCGGGATAGAGTGAAAGAAAGCATCCAGATTGAGGGGGTGCCAATGCACATTATTGATACCGCTGGATTAAGGCAAACCTCGGACGAGGTTGAGGCAAAGGGGATTGAGAGAACCTGGGATGCGATTCGTCTGGCAGATTTGATTATTTTCTTGACCGCCCCGAATGCCGAAAAAGAAGCTAATGATTTAAGGGTTCAAATTTTGGATGCCGCACCCGCCAATTGCCCCGTTTTGGAGTTGATGAATAAGTCTGATTTATTGGATAAAAATTCCGGCGTCATAAAAGATAGGGCTTTGTTGATTTCGGCGAAAACAGGCGAGGGTGTTGAAGCCCTGAAACAGAAAATTCTCGAAACCGTTGGCTGGAGTGGCCCTCAAGAAGGGGCAATTGTTGCTCGCAGGCGCCACTTGGATTGTTTAGAGCGCGCCGCCGAACATATTGAAAAATCAGAAAAATTTGCTGCAAATGGTAATAATTCGCTTGAATTGTTCGCAGAAGAGCTATCTTTGGCCCAAAATCATCTTGGCCAAATAACGGGCAAGCTCCTACCAGATGACCTTTTGGGCAAAATTTTTAGCCAATTCTGTATCGGCAAATAA